Proteins from one Coturnix japonica isolate 7356 chromosome 5, Coturnix japonica 2.1, whole genome shotgun sequence genomic window:
- the DCAF4 gene encoding DDB1- and CUL4-associated factor 4 isoform X2 translates to MGRSHGGGKEKRGWGYRRRCHRPPRRQRPNGRHCSDRPEEEEAQSPVNPGPSCSGNPSSSSSTQNSAVPELPGFYYDPEKNRYFRLLPGHNNYNPLTKESIQYKAMESKRLRLLEEEEQQKRKTTRAGLNSSVLLQKRQLGLLSSTSYCRLVHELKVNCMQRRKIEIHSPDSSVAGTNNFKIIVADVACERIFTVNDVEHGGCKYGIINLSGLGKESLTVEMYDNLYFTNRKVNSVCWASLTHPDSHVLLCLMGIAETPGCASLLPASLFSSTNPGDRPGMLCSFKISTAWSCAWCLNPQADNCFSTGLTRRVLVTNVVTGHRQTFGTSSDVLAQQFATQTPTLYNGCRSGEIFSIDVRQRNRKGQNWKATRLFHDSAVTSIRLLEAEHYLMASDMAGKIKLWDLRTVKCVKQYEGHHNEYAILPLHVNEEEGLLTAVIPLIVMRTAGTSVFKITDLHSLRTKLHVTQYWMQRRKIKEGD, encoded by the exons ATGGGGAGAAGCCACGGGGGAGGCAAGGAGAAGCGAGGGTGGGGCTACCGCAGGCGCTGCCACCGCCCCCCTCGGCGCCAGAGACCCAATGGCAGACACTGCAGCGACAG GCCTGAAGAGGAGGAAGCACAAAGCCCAGTGAATCCAGGTCCCAGCTGCAGTGGAAATCCTTCTTCTTCCAGTTCAACACAGAACTCTGCAGTACCAG aACTGCCGGGATTTTACTATGATCCAGAAAAAAACCGCTATTTTCGCCTCCTGCCTGGACATAATAACTACAACCCACTCACCAAGGAGAGCATTCAGTACAAGGCAATGGAAAGTAAAAGACTGAGACTCttagaagaggaagaacaacaaaagagg AAAACAACAAGGGCTGGATTGAACTCGTCTGTGCTGTTACAGAAAAGGCAGCTGGGTTTGCTCAGCTCCACAAGTTATTGCAG GCTGGTCCATGAACTAAAAGTGAACTGCatgcagaggaggaagataGAAATTCACAGTCCAGATTCCTCAGTTGCTGGAAccaacaattttaaaataattgtg GCAGATGTTGCTTGTGAGCGAATATTCACTGTGAACGACGTAGAGCATGGAGGATGTAAATATGGTATCATCAACCTCAGTGGTTTGGGGAAGGAGTCTCTCACTGTGGAGATGTATGACAACCTCTACTTCACAAACCGCAAA GTGAATTCTGTGTGCTGGGCATCATTGACTCATCCAGACTCTCATGTTTT GCTGTGTCTCATGGGAATTGCAGAAACTCCAGGCTGTGCCAGTCTGCTTCCAGCATCATTGTTCAGCAGCACTAACCCAG GAGATCGACCTGGAATGCTGTGCAGCTTCAAGATATCTACGGCCTGGTCCTGTGCTTGGTGCCTGAATCCACAGGCAGACAACTGCTTCAGCACAG GCCTGACGCGACGAGTTCTTGTGACCAACGTAGTGACAGGGCATCGACAGACATTTGGAACGAGCAGCGACGTCTTGGCACAACAGTTTGCCACCCAG ACGCCAACACTTTACAATGGCTGTCGTTCAGGTGAAATTTTCAGCATTGATGTACGCCAACGCAACCGAAAGGGCCAGAACTGGAAAGCAACTCGTCTCTTCCATGACTCAGCAGTTACATCAATTCGCCTCCTTGAGGCAGAACACTACCTTATGGCATCAGATATGGCTGGAAAG ATAAAACTGTGGGATCTGAGAACAGTGAAGTGTGTGAAACAGTATGAAGGTCATCACAATGAATACGCTATTCTCCCTTTGCATGTAAATGAGGAGGAAGGACTTCTTACAGCAG taatcCCCTTGATTGTCATGAGAACAGCGGGAACCAGCGTTTTCAAGATCACAGACCTACATAGCCTCAGGACCAAACTCCACGTGACCCAATACTGgatgcaaagaaggaaaatcaaagaAGGGGATTGA
- the ZFYVE1 gene encoding zinc finger FYVE domain-containing protein 1 isoform X3 → MAHSSFFPDEYFTCSSVCLSCGCGCKKSMNHTKEGVPHESKSRCRYSHQYDNRVYTCKACYERGMEVSVVPKTSASTDSPWLGLAKYAWSGYVIECPNCGVVYRSRQYWFGNQDPVNTVVRTEIEHVWPGTDGFLKDNNNAAQRLLDGMNFMAQSVSELSLGPTKAVTSWLTDQIAPAYWRPNSQILSCNKCNTPFKDNDTKHHCRACGEGFCDGCSSKTRPVPERGWGPAPVRVCDNCYENRGIQLDVAELPSDEEGGTLIARKVGEAVQNTLGAVVTAMDIPLGLVKDAARPAYWVPDHEILHCHNCRKEFSIKLSKHHCRACGQGFCDECSHDRRAVPSRGWDHPVRVCFNCNKKPGDL, encoded by the exons ATGGCTCATAGCTCTTTCTTTCCAGATGAATATTTCACATGTTCCTCTGTGTGTCTCAGCTGTGG GTGTGGCTGTAAAAAGAGCATGAACCACACAAAGGAAGGAGTCCCTCATGAATCCAAAAGTCGATGCAGATACTCTCATCAGTATGACAACAGAGTCTATACTTGCAAG GCCTGTTATGAACGAGGAATGGAGGTTAGTGTGGTGCCAAAAACCTCTGCTTCCACTGACTCACCTTGGCTGGGCCTTGCCAAATATGCTTGGTCAGG ATATGTGATTGAGTGCCCTAACTGTGGAGTGGTGTACCGCAGCCGACAGTACTGGTTTGGCAACCAAGATCCTGTAAATACTGTGGTGAGGACAGAAATTGAGCATGTCTGGCCAGGG ACGGATGGCTTTCTGAAAGACAACAACAATGCAGCCCAGCGTTTATTGGATGGGATGAATTTCATGGCACAATCAGTATCTGAACTTAGCCTGGGACCCACAAAAGCTGTGACCTCCTGGTTGACAGACCAGATTGCCCCAGCTTACTGGAGACCTAACTCTCAGATCCTG AGTTGTAATAAGTGCAACACGCCTTTTAAAGATAATGACACTAAACATCACTGCCGGGCCTGTGGAGAGGGCTTCTGTGATGGCTGTTCTTCCAAGACCCGTCCTGTGCCTGAGCGAGGCTGGGGACCAGCACCAGTGCGCGTGTGTGACAACTGCTATGAAAACAGGGGCATCCAGTTAG ATGTGGCTGAGCTGCCTTCAGATGAAGAAGGGGGGACGCTTATTGCCAGGAAGGTGGGGGAAGCTGTGCAGAACACTCTTGGAGCAGTGGTGACAGCCATGGACATTCCCTTAg GTCTGGTAAAAGATGCTGCCCGACCTGCATACTGGGTACCAGACCATGAGATCCTGCACTGCCACAACTGCCGGAAGGAATTCAGCATCAAGCTTTCCAAACACCACTGTCGGGCCTGTGGCCAGGGATTCTGTGATGAGTGCTCACATGACCGCAGAGCGGTTCCTTCTCGTGGATGGGATCACCCAGTCCGAGTCTGCTTTAACTGCAATAAAAAGCCTGGCGACCTTTAA
- the DCAF4 gene encoding DDB1- and CUL4-associated factor 4 isoform X1, whose translation MGRSHGGGKEKRGWGYRRRCHRPPRRQRPNGRHCSDRPEEEEAQSPVNPGPSCSGNPSSSSSTQNSAVPELPGFYYDPEKNRYFRLLPGHNNYNPLTKESIQYKAMESKRLRLLEEEEQQKRKTTRAGLNSSVLLQKRQLGLLSSTSYCRLVHELKVNCMQRRKIEIHSPDSSVAGTNNFKIIVADVACERIFTVNDVEHGGCKYGIINLSGLGKESLTVEMYDNLYFTNRKVNSVCWASLTHPDSHVLLCLMGIAETPGCASLLPASLFSSTNPGDRPGMLCSFKISTAWSCAWCLNPQADNCFSTGLTRRVLVTNVVTGHRQTFGTSSDVLAQQFATQTPTLYNGCRSGEIFSIDVRQRNRKGQNWKATRLFHDSAVTSIRLLEAEHYLMASDMAGKIKLWDLRTVKCVKQYEGHHNEYAILPLHVNEEEGLLTAVGQDCYTRIWSLQDASLLRTIPSPHPSSKDAIPSVVFSSRLGGRRGVPGLLMAVKQDLYHFSYN comes from the exons ATGGGGAGAAGCCACGGGGGAGGCAAGGAGAAGCGAGGGTGGGGCTACCGCAGGCGCTGCCACCGCCCCCCTCGGCGCCAGAGACCCAATGGCAGACACTGCAGCGACAG GCCTGAAGAGGAGGAAGCACAAAGCCCAGTGAATCCAGGTCCCAGCTGCAGTGGAAATCCTTCTTCTTCCAGTTCAACACAGAACTCTGCAGTACCAG aACTGCCGGGATTTTACTATGATCCAGAAAAAAACCGCTATTTTCGCCTCCTGCCTGGACATAATAACTACAACCCACTCACCAAGGAGAGCATTCAGTACAAGGCAATGGAAAGTAAAAGACTGAGACTCttagaagaggaagaacaacaaaagagg AAAACAACAAGGGCTGGATTGAACTCGTCTGTGCTGTTACAGAAAAGGCAGCTGGGTTTGCTCAGCTCCACAAGTTATTGCAG GCTGGTCCATGAACTAAAAGTGAACTGCatgcagaggaggaagataGAAATTCACAGTCCAGATTCCTCAGTTGCTGGAAccaacaattttaaaataattgtg GCAGATGTTGCTTGTGAGCGAATATTCACTGTGAACGACGTAGAGCATGGAGGATGTAAATATGGTATCATCAACCTCAGTGGTTTGGGGAAGGAGTCTCTCACTGTGGAGATGTATGACAACCTCTACTTCACAAACCGCAAA GTGAATTCTGTGTGCTGGGCATCATTGACTCATCCAGACTCTCATGTTTT GCTGTGTCTCATGGGAATTGCAGAAACTCCAGGCTGTGCCAGTCTGCTTCCAGCATCATTGTTCAGCAGCACTAACCCAG GAGATCGACCTGGAATGCTGTGCAGCTTCAAGATATCTACGGCCTGGTCCTGTGCTTGGTGCCTGAATCCACAGGCAGACAACTGCTTCAGCACAG GCCTGACGCGACGAGTTCTTGTGACCAACGTAGTGACAGGGCATCGACAGACATTTGGAACGAGCAGCGACGTCTTGGCACAACAGTTTGCCACCCAG ACGCCAACACTTTACAATGGCTGTCGTTCAGGTGAAATTTTCAGCATTGATGTACGCCAACGCAACCGAAAGGGCCAGAACTGGAAAGCAACTCGTCTCTTCCATGACTCAGCAGTTACATCAATTCGCCTCCTTGAGGCAGAACACTACCTTATGGCATCAGATATGGCTGGAAAG ATAAAACTGTGGGATCTGAGAACAGTGAAGTGTGTGAAACAGTATGAAGGTCATCACAATGAATACGCTATTCTCCCTTTGCATGTAAATGAGGAGGAAGGACTTCTTACAGCAG TTGGTCAGGATTGCTACACCAGAATTTGGAGTCTCCAAGATGCCTCTCTGCTTAGAACCATTCCTTCTCCCCACCCATCCTCCAAAGATGCTATTCCCAGTGTGGTATTTTCTTCAAGACTTGGAGGTAGACGGGGAGTTCCTGGCTTGCTCATGGCTGTCAAACAGGATCTTTACCACTTCTCCTATAACTGA
- the DCAF4 gene encoding DDB1- and CUL4-associated factor 4 isoform X3, whose product MGRSHGGGKEKRGWGYRRRCHRPPRRQRPNGRHCSDRPEEEEAQSPVNPGPSCSGNPSSSSSTQNSAVPELPGFYYDPEKNRYFRLLPGHNNYNPLTKESIQYKAMESKRLRLLEEEEQQKRKTTRAGLNSSVLLQKRQLGLLSSTSYCRLVHELKVNCMQRRKIEIHSPDSSVAGTNNFKIIVADVACERIFTVNDVEHGGCKYGIINLSGLGKESLTVEMYDNLYFTNRKVNSVCWASLTHPDSHVLLCLMGIAETPGCASLLPASLFSSTNPGDRPGMLCSFKISTAWSCAWCLNPQADNCFSTGLTRRVLVTNVVTGHRQTFGTSSDVLAQQFATQTPTLYNGCRSGEIFSIDVRQRNRKGQNWKATRLFHDSAVTSIRLLEAEHYLMASDMAGKIKLWDLRTVKCVKQYEGHHNEYAILPLHVNEEEGLLTAGA is encoded by the exons ATGGGGAGAAGCCACGGGGGAGGCAAGGAGAAGCGAGGGTGGGGCTACCGCAGGCGCTGCCACCGCCCCCCTCGGCGCCAGAGACCCAATGGCAGACACTGCAGCGACAG GCCTGAAGAGGAGGAAGCACAAAGCCCAGTGAATCCAGGTCCCAGCTGCAGTGGAAATCCTTCTTCTTCCAGTTCAACACAGAACTCTGCAGTACCAG aACTGCCGGGATTTTACTATGATCCAGAAAAAAACCGCTATTTTCGCCTCCTGCCTGGACATAATAACTACAACCCACTCACCAAGGAGAGCATTCAGTACAAGGCAATGGAAAGTAAAAGACTGAGACTCttagaagaggaagaacaacaaaagagg AAAACAACAAGGGCTGGATTGAACTCGTCTGTGCTGTTACAGAAAAGGCAGCTGGGTTTGCTCAGCTCCACAAGTTATTGCAG GCTGGTCCATGAACTAAAAGTGAACTGCatgcagaggaggaagataGAAATTCACAGTCCAGATTCCTCAGTTGCTGGAAccaacaattttaaaataattgtg GCAGATGTTGCTTGTGAGCGAATATTCACTGTGAACGACGTAGAGCATGGAGGATGTAAATATGGTATCATCAACCTCAGTGGTTTGGGGAAGGAGTCTCTCACTGTGGAGATGTATGACAACCTCTACTTCACAAACCGCAAA GTGAATTCTGTGTGCTGGGCATCATTGACTCATCCAGACTCTCATGTTTT GCTGTGTCTCATGGGAATTGCAGAAACTCCAGGCTGTGCCAGTCTGCTTCCAGCATCATTGTTCAGCAGCACTAACCCAG GAGATCGACCTGGAATGCTGTGCAGCTTCAAGATATCTACGGCCTGGTCCTGTGCTTGGTGCCTGAATCCACAGGCAGACAACTGCTTCAGCACAG GCCTGACGCGACGAGTTCTTGTGACCAACGTAGTGACAGGGCATCGACAGACATTTGGAACGAGCAGCGACGTCTTGGCACAACAGTTTGCCACCCAG ACGCCAACACTTTACAATGGCTGTCGTTCAGGTGAAATTTTCAGCATTGATGTACGCCAACGCAACCGAAAGGGCCAGAACTGGAAAGCAACTCGTCTCTTCCATGACTCAGCAGTTACATCAATTCGCCTCCTTGAGGCAGAACACTACCTTATGGCATCAGATATGGCTGGAAAG ATAAAACTGTGGGATCTGAGAACAGTGAAGTGTGTGAAACAGTATGAAGGTCATCACAATGAATACGCTATTCTCCCTTTGCATGTAAATGAGGAGGAAGGACTTCTTACAGCAG GAGCTTGA